The following are from one region of the Salminus brasiliensis chromosome 14, fSalBra1.hap2, whole genome shotgun sequence genome:
- the rigi gene encoding antiviral innate immune response receptor RIG-I has protein sequence MYELEKENLRRFSEYIVQVLRPSYVRVFMSAYLDGESVERILSEEKLSVTSAAQMLLEKIWKLEEMGWFQAFLDTLHASEYTGLYAAIREWDFTELEALQSYRMLLDRVEPSITKNMKPRELLAHLSDCLTQRECQEIRAVEEQSGCVAASERLVESLRRSDKQWFKLLKLALYNCSQKLALQLLEPEESEKCVSECEENTGTMATLCFEYMEDGESDEGLLKSANELSLTGQRSEGAGVAAGAGRSAEKKLREYQKELAEAAFSGQNTIICAPTGCGKTIVALAICEQHLKKFPGKAKVVFMATKVEVYAQQYKLFLEHFSKDPDIRVTGVCGDTDVEVCMRSVVDRHEVVVLTPQILVNVLQNGDLPSLEVFTLLLLDECHNTTGKHPYNNIMNRYLDTKLTSSTHTLPQVVGLTASVGIGSFKNQKEAEVNICQLCANLDARVIATVTRNIDELRSYVHIPEKEFFEVPTPTSDPFIRIIRNIMSNIEQLAKTMYDIDTLSPILNRDYGSQKYEQWIVDVQKRCKLLQLSNPEQERRVCRALFNYTEHLRKYNDALIINEDARTKDALDYLQAFIEQVRKLGYDDTERKLTAFFDVQREQLLDLATRGQENPKLQELKFILEEEYRNNDQTRTVLFVRTRALADALKKWIDETDSLNFLNPGVLIGRGKRSSQLVGSGMTLTSQKGVLDSFKSSDHIKILIATSVADEGIDIPQCNLVLMYEYVGNVVKMVQVRGRGRAEGSRCFLISSRKERIEKEKQNMEREKIVEKAIVSLQTSPKELQAKVNFFQKEDKARRDFVNLSPEKPRTVGSYKLLCAKCEAFACFSGDLRVLKESHHIILERSIFKRCFTQPHHNPKSFGGITKTQKMLCVDCRLDWGIIASYLHIKDLPIVKIESFVVQDVVTQKKQYFRKWREVNFAMREFELTEITPETWGSRE, from the exons ATGTacgagctggagaaggagaacCTGCGGCGCTTCAGTGAATACATCGTCCAGGTTTTACGACCGTCTTACGTCCGCGTGTTCATGAGCGCGTACCTGGATGGAG AGTCTGTAGAGCGAATCCTGTCCGAGGAGAAGTTGTCGGTGACGTCGGCAGCTCAGATGCTGCTGGAGAAGATATGGAAGCTGGAGGAGATGGGCTGGTTCCAGGCCTTTTTGGACACACTGCATGCCTCAG agtacaCTGGTCTGTATGCAGCTATCAGAGAGTGGGATTTCACAGAGCTGGAAGCTTTGCAGTCTTATAGGATGTTGCTGGACCGTGTCGAGCCGTCCATCACCAAAAACATGAAGCCCCGAGAGCTGCTCGCCCACCTGAGCGACTGCCTCACACAGAGGGAGTGTCAGGAGATCAGAGcg gtggagGAGCAGTCTGGCTGTGTGGCGGCGAGTGAGAGACTGGTGGAGAGTCTGAGACGCTCTGATAAACAGTGGTTTAAACTGCTGAAGCTCGCCCTCTACAACTGCAGCCAGAAACTGGCTCTACAGCTGCTGGAGccag AAGAGAGTGAGAAGTGTGTGTCCGAGTGTGAGGAGAACACAGGCACCATGGCGACGTTGTGTTTTGAGTATATGGAGGATGGAGAGAGTGATGAAGGCCTGCTGAAGAGCGCCAACGAGCTCAGTCTCACTGGCCAGCGCAGTGAAGgagcag GGGTCGCAGCTGGAGCGGGGAGGTCGGCGGAAAAGAAGCTGAGAGAGTATCAGAAGGAGCTGGCCGAGGCCGCCTTCAGTGGACAAAACACCATCATCTGTGCTCCCAccg GTTGTGGGAAGACTATTGTTGCCCTGGCGATCTGTGAACAACACCTCAAAAAGTTTCCTGGGAAGGCAAAAGTTGTATTCATGGCAACCAAGGTGGAGGTCTACGCACAGCAGTACAAACTCTTCTTAGAGCACTTCAGCAAAGACCCCGACATCAG GGTGACGGGTGTGTGTGGCGATACAGATGTGGAAGTGTGTATGCGGTCTGTGGTGGATCGTCATGAGGTGGTGGTGCTGACCCCTCAGATCCTGGTGAACGTTCTGCAGAATGGAGATCTGCCATCTCTGGAGGTCttcactctgctgctgctggacgaGTGTCACAACACCACGGGAAAACACCCCTACAACAACATCATGAACCGCTACCTCGACACCAAACTcaccagcagcacacacacactgccacag gtggTGGGTCTAACAGCGTCAGTAGGTATCGGTAGTTTTAAGAACCAGAAGGAGGCGGAGGTAAACATCTGCCAGCTGTGTGCCAACCTGGATGCCAGGGTCATTGCCACGGTTACCAGGAACATAGATGAGCTCAGGTCATATGTACACATACCTGAGAAAG AATTCTTTGAGGTACCAACCCCCACTTCAGACCCTTTCATCAGGATCATCAGAAACATCATGAGTAACATTGAACAGCTGGCCAAGACAATGTACGACATAG ATACTCTCTCGCCCATACTGAATCGTGATTACGGCAGTCAGAAGTACGAGCAGTGGATTGTGGACGTGCAGAAGCGCTGTAAGCTGCTGCAGCTGAGTAACCCTGAGCAGGAGAGGAGAGTCTGCAGGGCCTTATTTAACTACACTGAGCACCTGCGT aAATATAACGATGCTCTAATCATTAACGAGGATGCTCGGACCAAAGATGCTCTGGACTACCTGCAGGCCTTCATCGAGCAGGTCCGCAAGCTGGGGTACGATGACACCGAGAGGAAGCTCACTGCATTCTTTgatg TTCAGAGGGAGCAGTTGCTGGATttggccaccagggggcaggAGAACCCTAAACTACAGGAGCTGAAGTTCATCCTGGAGGAGGAATATCGCAATAATGATCAAACCCGTACCGTGCTGTTCGTCCGGACACGAGCTCTTGCTGAC GCTCTGAAAAAGTGGATAGATGAGACAGATTCTCTGAACTTCTTAAATCCTGGAGTTCTGATTGGAAGAGGAAAAAGATCATCCCAGCTGGTGGgctcag GGATGACCCTGACCAGTCAGAAGGGCGTTCTGGACTCCTTTAAAAGTTCTGACCACATTAAGATCCTCATCGCCACCTCCGTCGCTGACGAGGGCATCGATATCCCACAGTGCAACCTGGTGCTCATGTACGAATATGTGGGCAACGTCGTAAAGATGGTGCAGGTTCGAG gtcgTGGCAGAGCAGAGGGCAGTAGATGTTTTCTGATCTCCAGCAGGAAGGAGCGTATTGAAAAGGAGAAGCAgaacatggagagagagaaaatcgtAGAGAAAGCCATCGTCAGCCTGCAGACATCACCTAAGGAACTCCAGGCCAAG gtgaaTTTTTTCCAGAAAGAGGACAAGGCCAGGAGAGATTTTGTGAACCTGAGTCCAGAGAAGCCTCGGACAGTGGGCAGTTATAAGCTGCTGTGTGCGAAGTGTGAGGCCTTTGCATGTTTCAGTGGTGATCTGAGAGTGCTGAAG gaGAGCCACCACATTATCCTGGAGCGCTCTATATTTAAGCGCTGTTTCACTCAGCCTCACCACAACCCCAAGAGCTTTGGAGGAATCACTAAAACACAGAAGATGCTCTGTGTAGACTGTAGACTGGACTGGGGCATCATCGCCTCATATCTCCACATAAAG GACCTGCCGATTGTGAAAATCGAGAGTTTTGTGGTTCAGGACGTCGTCACGCAGAAAAAACAGTACTTCAGGAAATGGCGCGAGGTGAACTTCGCCATGCGAGAGTTTGAGCTGACGGAGATCACGCCAGAGACGTGGGGGTCGAGAGAATAG
- the LOC140576704 gene encoding uncharacterized protein translates to MANMSSSVCMETPHAHGHAHGHAHNYTPTPGRDFPLQMESCMNPVLDYSAQMERYRSFANFYAKSSAAAAAAGPFPQTAKIARIAAPIFPSARISAMPPWPCDNAMLWGRKPAAAVNVNGAHAHRAAMPRAEPVNVHMPTKHLGQDSALSMPTADNFLSPLTAEQCRGLPVGGAECMNRLKVPPGGAGEAERGGATFGGMPPPLGGLSLPPGVIVMTTLHSGAGSSSGVTMSDSAFQIANAAADCQHSGSSCSGSPAALSANASASGSCSGASNSSGGGGGGGNGGAAKRKRKRCGVCAPCRRLINCGVCSSCRNRKTGHQICKFRKCEELKKKPGSAVERASSVGAADTFRWFF, encoded by the exons ATGGCGAACATGAGCAGCAGCGTGTGCATGGAGACCCCACACGCCCACGGCCACGCCCATGGCCACGCCCACAACTACACGCCCACGCCCGGGAGGGACTTCCCCCTGCAGATGGAGTCTTGTATGAACCCGGTTCTGGACTACAGCGCCCAGATGGAGCGCTACCGTTCCTTCGCCAACTTCTACGCCAAAAGTAGCGCCGCAGCTGCAGCAGCCGGGCCTTTCCCACAGACGGCCAAGATCGCCCGCATTGCTGCGCCCATCTTCCCGTCTGCCCGCATCTCTGCCATGCCCCCCTGGCCCTGTGACAACGCCATGCTGTGGGGCCGCAAGCCGGCCGCCGCTGTCAATGTTAACGGTGCCCACGCGCACCGGGCCGCCATGCCTCGGGCCGAACCGGTCAACGTGCACATGCCCACCAAGCACCTGGGCCAGGACTCCGCCCTCTCCATGCCCACTGCCGACAACTTCCTGTCCCCGCTGACGGCTGAGCAGTGCCGCGGGTTGCCGGTTGGTGGAGCCGAGTGCATGAACCGCCTCAAGGTTCCGCCAGGGGGTGCCGGAGAAGCCGAAAGGGGCGGAGCCACGTTTGGTGGAATGCCTCCACCGCTAGGGGGGCTGTCTCTGCCACCAGGAGTCATTGTAATGACAACACTGCACTCGGGGGCGGGGTCATCGTCAGGGGTGACAATGTCGGACAGTGCGTTTCAGATTGCGAACGCAGCGGCGGACTGCCAGCACAGCGGATCGTCCTGCTCCGGCTCGCCCGCCGCGCTCAGTGCCAACGCTAGTGCCAGTGGCAGCTGCAGCGGTGCCAGCAACAGCAGcggtgggggtggagggggtggcAACGGAGGAGCGGCTAAGCGGAAGCGGAAGCGGTGCGGTGTGTGCGCCCCCTGCAGGCGGCTCATTAACTGCGGTGTGTGCAGCTCTTGCCGGAACCGGAAGACGGGTCATCAGATCTGTAAGTTCAGGAAAtgtgaggagctgaagaagaagCCAGGGAGCGCGGTGGAG AGAGCCTCCTCCGTAGGAGCAGCAGACACCTTCCGCTGGTTCTtctga